The following are encoded together in the Lathyrus oleraceus cultivar Zhongwan6 chromosome 3, CAAS_Psat_ZW6_1.0, whole genome shotgun sequence genome:
- the LOC127132464 gene encoding uncharacterized protein LOC127132464 yields MRTGLKDNVAYSFFDPEIGVLKDMIALITPDHVGMFRESYGGILKMVFRLTDCDRSAIHTLLQFYDPGLRCFVFPDYLLGPLMEDYVSILGIQIRDQIPFHVTRAEPDVLGISRALYLSPEMVKEGWKEKGKLPGFHLSFLEANAKEHAAVGNWKTVCALIAVSIYGIVLFPNQKNFVDRNAIRLFMQRNPIPTLIGDVYYSVHNRNEKRRGGLVRCCSQLLFRWFMGYLPSRGAFVQIDPSVKWSFRLMGLRADDIAWTHNGLAGRDFICSCGSLPNVPLVGVQGCINYNPMLLRRQMGFAIEGPPLGREIQESFYFPIDGNQTKLRQVLDEWRDIQRRGKVPYGKVNCRYFPLFEDWLRKRIESTFLPFPGGDSVCPRIEGPSSSVSMEEFRDEEGQRSVTCRESGVGEKCCSFSGS; encoded by the coding sequence atgaggaccggtttgaaagacaatgttgcctacagtttctttgatccagagattggtgtgctcaaggatatgatagcattgattactcctgaccatgtgggaatgtttagagagtcatacggcggtattctgaagatggttttcagactcactgactgcgacaggagcgccatccacactcttcttcagttctatgaccctgggttgaggtgtttcgtttttccagactatctgttgggacctctgatggaggattatgtcagcatcctgggtattcagatccgtgatcagattcctttccatgtcaCTAGGGCGGAGCCGgatgtccttgggatttcacgtgctctttatttgagtccggaaatggtcaaggaaggttggaaggagaagggaaagttacctggatttcatttgagtttcttggaggctaatgccaaggaacatgctgctgtgggtaactggaagacggtttgtgctctgattgctgtgagcatttatgggattgttctgtttcctaaccagaagaatttCGTGGACCGTAATGCTatcaggttgtttatgcagagaaaccctattcctaccctgattggagatgtatactactcagtgcataacaggaatgagaagaggcgtggtggTCTGGTCAGATGCTGCTCTCAGCTACTCTTTAggtggttcatgggatatttgccttcccgaggtgcctTTGTTCAGATTGATCCTAGTGTGAAGTGGTCCTTTCgattgatgggtctgcgggctgatgacattgcttggactcataatggtttagCTGGTCGGGACTTCATCTGCAGTTGcgggagtttacctaatgtgcctttagtgggagttcagggttgcattaattacaacccgatgcttctccggagacagatggggtttgctatagagggtcctcctctcgggcgagagattcaggagtccttctatttcccgattgatggtaaccagaccaagttgaggcaggtattggacgaatggcgagatatccagaggaggggtaaggttccttatggcaaagtcaactgccggtattttccactatttgaggattggttgcggaagaggattgagtcTACATTTCTACCGTTCCCTGGAGGTGACTCAGTGTGTCCtaggattgagggtccaagttcttctgtcagcatggaggagttccgagatgaagagggccagagatcagttacttgcagagaaagcggagttggagagaagtgttgctcattttcaggcagctaa